In a genomic window of uncultured Flavobacterium sp.:
- a CDS encoding response regulator transcription factor, whose translation MNRVLLVEDDPRVASFISRGLEENLYQVKSVSKGYDAINEVMENDYDIIILDIMLPDITGFEVCEVLRNRKILLPILILSALDTPHEKVKGLQSGADDYLAKPFLFEELLARINAQLRRAEFSTGILDFQSYAGIEINMKEQSATRDGKELNLSSRELKLLIFFMKNRETALSRIAIAQAVWSIDLDMNSNTVDVYINYLRNKVDKNFATPLIHTIKGTGYMLKQKSHES comes from the coding sequence ATGAATAGAGTTTTATTAGTTGAAGACGATCCCAGAGTTGCTTCCTTTATTTCGAGAGGACTTGAAGAAAATCTCTATCAGGTTAAGTCAGTATCGAAAGGATATGACGCCATAAATGAAGTCATGGAAAATGATTACGATATCATTATTCTCGATATTATGCTTCCGGATATTACAGGTTTTGAGGTTTGCGAAGTCTTAAGAAACAGAAAAATACTTCTTCCTATTCTTATTTTAAGCGCATTAGATACGCCGCACGAAAAAGTAAAAGGATTACAATCCGGTGCCGATGATTATTTGGCAAAACCCTTTTTGTTTGAAGAACTTCTGGCGAGAATAAATGCTCAGCTTCGTCGTGCCGAATTTAGTACCGGAATATTAGACTTTCAATCTTATGCCGGAATTGAAATCAATATGAAGGAACAAAGCGCTACGAGAGACGGAAAAGAACTTAATTTATCTTCAAGAGAACTTAAGCTTCTGATTTTTTTCATGAAAAACAGAGAAACAGCTTTGTCAAGAATTGCAATTGCTCAGGCAGTTTGGAGCATTGATCTTGATATGAATTCTAATACTGTAGATGTTTACATCAATTATCTGCGAAATAAAGTCGATAAAAACTTTGCAACGCCATTAATTCATACCATAAAAGGAACGGGATATATGCTCAAACAAAAGAGTCATGAATCTTAA
- a CDS encoding TonB-dependent receptor, which yields MTKLKLFFSAFMLLVMGNIFAQITTSSLSAKVNDGTSPLTDAEVTLTHLPTNAVYRATTDKQGRFSFENLNAGGPYELEIKSSGTKDYSNAQIFLTLGDNDLPTIVVSKADNNVLEEVVITSSKPSSKNNGTNIGEKQVNGLPLINRGIQDVTKLVPQSSNNSFAGTNFRYNNVTIDGSINNDAIGFSPSLGGQSGTSGMPGSSTRSNSISLDAIQDIQVYIAPYDIKLGNFLGGSVNAVTRSGTNEVSGSIYSYGRSAAITGPNNAGDGSKMPSSFGDYQVGFRLGLPIVKDKLFFFTNMEYAERTDPLFYNAGQTNSAGKLTSLVDNATADQISNFVKTNYGFDVGSSGAYNNFAKSQKFFNKLDWKINDKHSLSLRNNTVISQASNLERDAANFRFSSMDFTQKNQSISTVLELKSHFNSQWSNSFIASYSAIKDYRDPKSSNIMFPQTEIGYKGGTIFLGNDREATVFNMKQNTAEITDNLTYKTGNHTFLFGTHNEFYDINYGFVNALNGRVSYKSLDDFLNKLPSRVRGTYPFDGSTRDEIFNNPYAKFKVNLYSVYAQDEIRIGNKLKVTPGVRVDYTDLPNKPKLSPQVQNSLADPNYGNTYTYTPLSQINNNFFSTALVSPRIGFTYNVDEDKTLVLRGGSGVFTGRIPFAWLGYAYYNDGVGYGSYDKNNLTPAQVAAAGDPLANNGLNGYHDATPKVQADLVDNKFKMPAVLRNSLAIDKIIDGYKFTTEGIYTKVIRDLEFQQVNKLDNPTYFSYDTNHQMPIYAANINPAFSNAYLLSNTSKGYRYSITEMISKTYDFGLNFMVAYTYGDSRDVTNGIRNSMESNFQMNQSLTPNDPQLATSNFNIKHRIVSNVGYAVKLADNNTFSANVYFNAQSGNPFSWGFVNSTIAGTGQAAGLAYIFKDATEAAKYIGVSSTGVPSATAAQQVADYEAFVNGNDYLKSRRGTFTQRNGDTTPWNIQADLKLMDEIKVTKVGTFQISFSMANVGNLINKDWGRSYFVPNTYNSTASLGLTKSGNLGGVATGDPTYTFQRPSSTPYTVDQLASRFQGQFGVRYSF from the coding sequence ATGACAAAACTAAAACTCTTTTTTTCGGCATTTATGCTTCTTGTTATGGGAAACATTTTTGCTCAAATTACAACCTCGTCATTATCTGCAAAGGTTAATGATGGAACCAGCCCACTTACTGACGCTGAGGTTACATTAACACATTTACCTACAAACGCTGTTTACAGAGCTACAACTGATAAACAAGGTAGATTTAGTTTCGAAAATTTAAATGCCGGTGGTCCTTATGAACTGGAAATTAAAAGTTCAGGCACCAAAGATTATTCTAATGCACAAATATTTTTAACTCTTGGTGATAATGATTTGCCAACAATTGTGGTTAGTAAAGCTGACAACAATGTATTGGAAGAAGTTGTAATTACGAGTTCTAAACCGTCATCAAAAAACAACGGAACTAATATTGGTGAAAAACAAGTAAACGGACTTCCGTTAATAAACAGAGGAATTCAGGATGTTACAAAACTGGTTCCGCAAAGTTCAAACAACTCATTTGCAGGAACTAACTTTAGATACAATAACGTAACTATTGACGGTTCGATAAACAATGATGCGATAGGTTTTAGTCCGTCTTTGGGTGGTCAATCCGGAACTTCTGGGATGCCAGGAAGTAGTACAAGATCAAATTCTATAAGTTTAGATGCGATTCAGGATATTCAGGTTTATATTGCTCCTTATGATATTAAATTAGGAAACTTTTTAGGAGGAAGCGTAAATGCCGTTACTAGAAGCGGTACAAACGAAGTAAGCGGTTCTATTTATAGTTATGGTAGAAGTGCTGCGATTACAGGTCCAAATAATGCTGGAGACGGTTCAAAAATGCCAAGTTCTTTTGGTGATTATCAAGTAGGTTTTAGATTAGGATTGCCAATTGTTAAGGATAAACTTTTCTTCTTTACCAATATGGAATATGCGGAGAGAACTGACCCTTTATTTTACAATGCAGGACAAACAAATTCTGCTGGAAAATTGACTTCATTAGTTGATAATGCAACAGCAGATCAGATTTCGAATTTCGTTAAAACAAACTACGGATTTGACGTAGGAAGTTCTGGAGCATACAACAACTTTGCAAAAAGCCAAAAATTCTTCAATAAATTAGATTGGAAAATTAATGACAAACACTCTCTTTCGTTAAGAAATAATACTGTAATTTCTCAAGCTTCGAACTTAGAGCGCGATGCAGCAAACTTTAGATTTTCAAGCATGGATTTTACGCAGAAAAACCAATCTATTAGTACGGTTTTAGAACTTAAAAGTCATTTCAATAGCCAATGGTCAAATTCATTTATTGCAAGTTATTCAGCAATTAAAGATTATCGTGATCCAAAATCAAGCAATATCATGTTTCCCCAAACAGAAATTGGTTATAAAGGAGGAACAATTTTCTTAGGAAATGACCGTGAAGCTACTGTATTTAATATGAAACAAAATACTGCCGAAATCACAGACAACTTAACATACAAAACAGGAAATCACACGTTCTTATTTGGTACTCACAACGAGTTTTATGACATCAATTACGGATTTGTAAATGCATTAAACGGAAGAGTTTCATACAAATCATTAGATGATTTCCTTAATAAACTTCCTTCTCGTGTTCGTGGAACTTACCCATTTGATGGTTCTACAAGAGACGAAATCTTCAATAATCCGTATGCTAAATTCAAAGTAAACTTATATAGTGTTTACGCACAAGACGAGATCAGAATTGGAAATAAATTGAAAGTTACTCCAGGTGTGAGAGTTGATTATACAGACTTGCCAAATAAACCAAAATTAAGCCCGCAAGTTCAAAATTCTCTAGCAGATCCTAATTATGGTAATACATACACATACACGCCATTAAGCCAAATAAATAACAACTTTTTTAGCACTGCATTAGTGTCTCCAAGAATTGGATTTACATATAATGTTGACGAAGATAAAACGCTTGTTTTAAGAGGTGGATCTGGAGTATTTACAGGACGTATTCCGTTTGCATGGTTAGGTTACGCATATTATAATGATGGTGTAGGTTACGGAAGTTATGACAAAAATAACCTTACTCCTGCTCAGGTTGCAGCAGCTGGAGATCCATTGGCAAACAACGGATTAAACGGATATCACGATGCAACTCCAAAAGTTCAGGCAGATTTAGTGGATAACAAATTCAAAATGCCGGCTGTTTTAAGAAACTCATTGGCAATCGATAAAATCATCGACGGATATAAATTTACAACTGAAGGTATTTATACTAAAGTAATTCGTGATCTTGAATTTCAACAAGTAAATAAACTGGATAATCCAACTTATTTCTCTTACGATACAAATCACCAAATGCCAATTTATGCAGCTAATATTAACCCTGCTTTTTCAAATGCATACTTGCTTTCAAACACAAGCAAAGGATACAGATACAGCATTACTGAGATGATCTCAAAAACGTATGATTTTGGTCTTAATTTTATGGTTGCTTATACTTACGGAGATTCACGTGACGTTACAAACGGAATTCGTAACTCTATGGAAAGTAACTTCCAAATGAACCAATCATTGACACCAAATGATCCTCAATTGGCAACTTCGAACTTTAATATCAAACACAGAATCGTTTCGAATGTAGGATATGCAGTAAAATTGGCTGATAACAATACTTTCTCTGCTAATGTATATTTTAATGCACAATCAGGAAATCCGTTTTCTTGGGGATTTGTAAACTCAACAATTGCAGGAACAGGACAAGCAGCAGGATTGGCTTATATCTTTAAAGATGCAACAGAAGCAGCGAAATATATTGGTGTAAGTTCAACAGGAGTTCCATCAGCGACAGCAGCACAACAAGTTGCAGATTACGAAGCTTTTGTTAACGGAAACGATTATTTAAAAAGCAGAAGAGGAACTTTCACACAAAGAAATGGAGATACAACTCCATGGAATATTCAGGCAGATTTGAAATTAATGGATGAAATCAAAGTTACAAAAGTTGGTACATTCCAAATTTCATTCAGCATGGCAAACGTTGGTAACCTTATCAACAAAGATTGGGGAAGAAGTTACTTTGTTCCAAATACATACAATTCAACAGCGAGCCTTGGTTTAACAAAATCAGGAAACCTTGGAGGTGTTGCCACTGGTGATCCAACATATACTTTCCAAAGACCTTCATCAACGCCTTATACTGTAGATCAGTTAGCGTCAAGATTCCAAGGACAATTTGGGGTTAGATATTCGTTCTAA
- a CDS encoding PaaI family thioesterase, translating into METISRLQELQNHIDKEFTASPSPFMLWMRPIVIAAEEGSVTFKYLIREEMSNPIKTLHGGVTAAIADDCIGATMFSYNENSFYVTINLVVDYFAPAKIGDTIFAKTSVIKKGKQLVNAQCEIWNEDHTRLIARATSNMLKTDLSKRNS; encoded by the coding sequence ATGGAAACAATTTCAAGATTACAAGAACTCCAAAACCACATTGATAAAGAATTTACCGCATCGCCATCGCCTTTTATGCTTTGGATGCGACCAATTGTAATCGCTGCCGAAGAAGGAAGTGTAACTTTTAAATATCTGATAAGAGAAGAAATGTCAAACCCAATTAAAACCCTTCATGGCGGAGTTACAGCCGCAATTGCAGATGATTGTATTGGCGCAACAATGTTTTCTTATAATGAAAATAGCTTTTATGTTACTATAAATCTTGTCGTTGATTATTTCGCTCCAGCGAAAATTGGAGACACCATTTTTGCCAAAACATCTGTAATTAAAAAAGGAAAACAATTGGTAAATGCGCAATGCGAAATATGGAATGAAGATCACACCAGATTAATAGCCAGAGCTACTTCAAATATGCTTAAAACGGATCTCTCTAAAAGAAATTCTTAA
- a CDS encoding TetR/AcrR family transcriptional regulator has product MSKAERTKQFIIEQTAPIFNMKGYSGTSMSDITEATGLTKGSIYGNFENKDEVALAAFQYNVKRLQDAFSQEIEKQNTFKGKLLVYPRLYSNYLDLRVTKGGCPILNTAIEADDTHPVLKKNVERIILFWKRKLIQLIEQGILAGEFKAKEIQPERTALTIIALIEGAVMISKITGNLNDLSTVMLSLNKIIEDLE; this is encoded by the coding sequence ATGAGTAAAGCCGAAAGAACCAAGCAATTTATTATCGAACAAACTGCTCCTATCTTTAATATGAAAGGATATAGCGGCACGTCTATGAGCGATATTACAGAAGCAACCGGACTTACAAAAGGTAGTATTTACGGGAATTTCGAAAATAAAGATGAGGTTGCTCTTGCCGCTTTTCAATACAATGTAAAAAGACTACAAGATGCTTTTTCACAAGAAATCGAAAAGCAAAACACCTTCAAAGGCAAATTACTTGTTTATCCCCGACTCTATTCTAATTACCTGGATTTAAGAGTCACAAAAGGCGGTTGTCCAATTTTAAATACTGCTATAGAAGCCGATGATACGCATCCGGTTCTTAAAAAAAATGTTGAACGCATTATTCTTTTCTGGAAACGAAAACTGATTCAATTGATAGAACAAGGAATCCTTGCCGGCGAATTTAAAGCAAAAGAAATACAACCCGAAAGAACCGCTTTAACCATAATTGCACTTATTGAAGGCGCTGTTATGATCTCAAAAATCACAGGAAATTTAAACGATTTGTCAACAGTAATGCTTTCGCTAAATAAAATCATTGAAGACTTAGAATAA
- a CDS encoding HAMP domain-containing sensor histidine kinase gives MNLKNKLAVNSSLLFAFTVGLVMAGSFLLFRTHMKDLYYDNLEDHAMTTALFYFEKDEIKEISSERYRQIEIQYNRINNESIRVYDAKTKKLFVNDNVDVQLSDQYLDLIKKEKIVHFKINDRQFVGLFYKDNQGDFIIVVSGIDHAGNRQLEILGIMFILFYLAGIPINYLLGTFLAKQTFLPFEQVIAKVNTITTENLHSRLEIPQTSGKDEIKELVTTFNYLLERLESGIMIQNNFLKNASHELKTPLTIIIGDIDVSLQQPRTNEQYEQILKSLKKDTLHLKSTLEGLLVLSGLELSEPQQMESVRIDEILWNVLEKKAIEYPESKVSVNFDAISDDEDLLSIHGNKHMIFIALYNILDNAIKFSSPEQVNVFAFSNEGKLLIKIKDQGPGISETDRESIFDLFFRSDRTRHIQGQGLGLFITMQILKLHNINLIVDSELEKGTTFSLVFP, from the coding sequence ATGAATCTTAAAAACAAACTTGCGGTTAATTCCAGTTTGCTTTTTGCCTTTACGGTTGGACTTGTAATGGCGGGTTCTTTCTTGTTGTTTAGAACTCACATGAAAGATCTTTATTATGACAATCTTGAAGATCATGCGATGACAACGGCTCTTTTTTACTTCGAAAAAGACGAAATCAAAGAGATTAGCAGCGAACGTTATCGTCAAATCGAAATACAATACAATCGCATAAACAACGAATCGATACGAGTTTATGATGCCAAAACAAAGAAACTTTTTGTAAACGATAATGTTGATGTTCAGCTTAGTGATCAATATTTGGATTTAATCAAAAAAGAGAAAATTGTACATTTTAAAATCAACGACAGACAATTTGTTGGTTTATTTTATAAAGACAATCAGGGAGATTTTATCATTGTAGTTTCAGGAATTGATCATGCAGGAAACCGACAATTGGAGATTCTTGGTATTATGTTTATTCTTTTTTATCTCGCCGGAATTCCGATAAATTATCTTTTGGGAACTTTTTTAGCCAAACAAACTTTTCTGCCTTTTGAGCAAGTTATAGCCAAAGTAAATACGATTACGACCGAAAATCTTCATTCGAGGCTGGAAATCCCGCAAACAAGCGGAAAAGACGAAATTAAAGAGCTTGTTACCACTTTTAATTATCTTTTAGAAAGATTGGAAAGTGGAATAATGATTCAGAATAACTTTCTGAAAAACGCTTCTCACGAATTAAAAACTCCGCTTACCATTATTATTGGAGACATTGACGTTTCGCTGCAACAGCCAAGAACTAACGAACAATATGAGCAAATTTTAAAATCGCTCAAAAAAGATACTTTACATCTCAAATCTACTCTCGAAGGACTTTTGGTATTATCAGGACTTGAACTTTCTGAACCACAGCAAATGGAATCCGTTAGGATTGATGAAATATTGTGGAATGTTCTGGAAAAGAAAGCGATCGAATATCCTGAATCTAAAGTTTCGGTTAATTTTGATGCCATTTCTGATGATGAAGATTTGCTTTCCATTCATGGAAATAAACACATGATTTTCATTGCTTTGTATAACATTCTCGATAATGCGATTAAGTTTTCTTCGCCTGAACAAGTCAACGTATTTGCTTTTTCGAATGAAGGAAAGCTTCTGATAAAAATTAAAGATCAAGGTCCGGGAATTTCAGAAACGGATAGAGAATCTATTTTTGATCTCTTTTTCAGAAGCGATAGAACGCGTCACATTCAGGGACAAGGATTGGGACTTTTTATCACAATGCAAATTCTAAAACTTCATAATATTAATCTAATAGTAGATTCTGAGTTAGAAAAAGGCACTACATTTTCTTTAGTATTTCCTTAA